One Rhipicephalus microplus isolate Deutch F79 chromosome 4, USDA_Rmic, whole genome shotgun sequence genomic window carries:
- the LOC119171669 gene encoding uncharacterized protein LOC119171669 has product MAFMIPAVRNEYDIYLSRSPRNSGSPPTQEWQTSSVEEYLRSLRGSGCQNNNNNNVFVKNNNLSPIRDRSSCSTSPQRKTSRDLYAMHGNVDALLIQKLKKCDPS; this is encoded by the coding sequence ATGGCTTTCATGATCCCGGCCGTCCGCAACGAATACGACATCTACCTGAGCCGGAGTCCGCGGAACTCCGGCTCTCCGCCAACGCAGGAATGGCAGACCAGTAGCGTCGAGGAATACCTGAGGAGCCTGCGTGGATCCGGGtgccaaaacaacaacaacaacaacgtgtTCGTGAAGAACAACAACCTCTCTCCTATCCGGGACCGTTCATCCTGTTCTACGTCACCCCAGCGCAAGACAAGCAGAGACCTCTACGCAATGCACGGAAACGTCGACGCTCTGCTCATCCAGAAACTGAAGAAGTGCGACCCGTCTTAG